One segment of Lytechinus variegatus isolate NC3 chromosome 13, Lvar_3.0, whole genome shotgun sequence DNA contains the following:
- the LOC121426015 gene encoding transcription factor che-1-like produces MAGNANSPVPIEVRESDFNKAIASVIWLRHHRQPTSRVFNCLVSNCPLCPTSSTTERPSSAKLGSVPRPQWRLTSEADQPKVVNWLIPSSTSSSSSKSNRKRPSPWTSSPPKKRLARSPPSSLDHRPVTPESLRFCCPFCPMSFVKKVDFATHRRFHLGTNVYYCQYCQKPFVSPSRLVKHRRVHTLGQPLRCPFKGCPSEFTQQGSLDRHISQQHRN; encoded by the coding sequence ATGGCTGGGAATGCGAACTCACCGGTCCCGATTGAGGTACGCGAGTCCGACTTCAACAAGGCCATCGCTTCGGTCATCTGGCTTCGACATCATCGACAACCAACCTCTCGAGTCTTTAACTGCCTTGTCTCGAACTGTCCTCTCTGTCCAACCTCGAGTACAACTGAAAGACCCTCTTCAGCGAAACTTGGGAGCGTACCACGGCCGCAATGGAGACTGACATCTGAAGCTGATCAACCCAAGGTCGTCAACTGGCTGATACCGTCATCGACATCCTCGTCGAGCTCCAAATCCAATCGAAAGAGGCCATCACCGTGGACGTCATCCCCGCCGAAGAAGCGTCTCGCCCGATCACCTCCGTCTTCTCTCGACCACCGCCCCGTCACTCCAGAAAGTCTCCGCTTCTGCTGTCCATTCTGCCCGATGTCGTTTGTCAAGAAGGTTGATTTTGCCACCCATCGTCGGTTTCATCTGGGAACTAATGTCTACTATTGTCAATATTGCCAGAAGCCCTTCGTTAGTCCATCTCGATTGGTTAAACATCGTCGCGTTCACACCCTAGGACAGCCGTTACGATGTCCGTTCAAAGGATGTCCTTCAGAGTTCACACAACAAGGAAGCCTAGACAGACACATCAGTCAGCAGCACCGCAATTAA
- the LOC121426507 gene encoding uncharacterized protein LOC121426507, translating into MSTQHFSTRPTLSPMAGNANSPVPIEVREPDFNKAIASVIWLRHHRQPTSRVFNCLVSNCPLCPTSSSTERPSSAKLGSVPRPKWRLTSEADQTQGRQLVDTVIDTLVELQIQSKEAITVDVIPAEEASRPITSVFSRPPPRHSGKSPLLLSILPDVVCQEGRFCHPSSVSSGN; encoded by the exons AT GTCGACTCAACACTTCTCCACTCGACCCACCCTCTCTCCGATGGCTGGGAATGCTAACTCACCGGTCCCCATTGAGGTACGAGAGCCCGACTTCAACAAGGCCATCGCTTCGGTCATCTGGCTTCGACATCATCGACAACCAACCTCCCGAGTGTTTAACTGCCTTGTCTCGAACTGTCCTCTCTGTCCGACCTCGAGTTCAACTGAAAGACCCTCTTCAGCGAAACTTGGGAGCGTACCACGGCCGAAATGGAGACTGACATCTGAAGCTGATCAAACCCAAGGTCGTCAACTGGTTGATACCGTCATCGACACCCTCGTCGAGCTCCAAATCCAATCGAAAGAGGCCATCACCGTGGACGTCATCCCCGCCGAAGAAGCGTCTCGCCCGATCACCTCCGTCTTCTCTCGACCACCGCCCCGTCACTCCGGAAAATCTCCGCTTCTGCTGTCCATTCTGCCCGATGTCGTTTGTCAAGAAGGACGATTTTGCCACCCATCGTCGGTTTCATCTGGGAACTAA